The following proteins are co-located in the Imtechella halotolerans genome:
- a CDS encoding response regulator transcription factor, producing the protein MKKKDIKILLVDDEPDILEIVGYNLSNEGYQISTAKNGQEAVSKAKKEQPHLIIMDVMMPEMDGIEACEQIRKIPELSETVITFLTARGEDYSQVAGFDAGADDYITKPIKPKVLVSKVKALLRRFKEEENGLGSIVKVGEIIINRDEYKIIQEGEEIILPRKEFELLSLLASRPGKVFKREEILDKVWGNEVIVGGRTIDVHIRKLREKIGDDHFKTVKGVGYKFVL; encoded by the coding sequence ATGAAAAAAAAGGACATTAAAATTCTTTTGGTAGATGATGAACCAGATATCTTAGAGATTGTGGGATATAACCTCTCCAATGAAGGATATCAAATTTCTACTGCAAAAAATGGTCAAGAGGCCGTAAGTAAAGCTAAAAAGGAGCAACCTCACCTTATTATTATGGATGTAATGATGCCAGAAATGGATGGCATTGAGGCTTGTGAACAAATACGGAAGATCCCAGAACTTTCTGAAACAGTTATTACATTTCTAACAGCTAGGGGTGAAGATTATTCGCAAGTAGCTGGATTTGATGCTGGTGCTGATGATTATATAACCAAACCAATAAAGCCAAAGGTGCTTGTAAGTAAGGTAAAGGCATTATTGCGTCGTTTCAAGGAAGAAGAGAATGGTCTTGGTAGTATTGTAAAGGTTGGTGAAATAATTATTAACCGCGATGAATATAAAATTATTCAGGAAGGTGAAGAAATTATTTTACCTCGCAAAGAATTTGAACTTCTTTCGTTATTAGCATCTCGTCCCGGTAAAGTATTTAAAAGAGAAGAAATTCTTGATAAAGTATGGGGGAATGAGGTTATCGTAGGTGGTCGTACTATTGATGTTCATATTAGAAAGTTACGAGAGAAGATAGGAGACGATCATTTTAAAACCGTAAAAGGTGTAGGCTATAAGTTTGTCTTATAA
- a CDS encoding Mrp/NBP35 family ATP-binding protein: MKLDRKDILKALEKITAPGEGKNMVESGVVQNIMTFGDEVVVDVVINNPSLQAKKRTEVEIMKAIHREVYEKAKIKVNVKVETPEKPEIKGKAIPGIKNIIAVASGKGGVGKSTVTSNLAVTLAKMGFTVGLLDADIYGPSAPIMFDVSQEKPLSVTVDGKSKMKPVENYGVKILSIGFFTQPNQAVVWRGPMAAKALNQMIFDAAWGELDFLLIDLPPGTGDIHLSIMQSLPITGAVVVSTPQNVALADARKGVAMFQQDAINVPVLGIIENMAYFTPEELPQNKYYIFGKEGARNLALDLEVPFLGELPLVQSIREAGDVGRPAALQIETSLETAFEEITRNVVQEVVSRNESLPATEAIKITTMAGCSAVKK; this comes from the coding sequence ATGAAACTTGATCGTAAAGATATACTTAAAGCCTTAGAGAAGATTACTGCGCCGGGCGAAGGAAAAAACATGGTAGAAAGTGGCGTAGTGCAAAATATAATGACATTCGGAGATGAAGTGGTAGTTGATGTGGTTATCAATAATCCAAGTCTTCAAGCTAAAAAACGTACTGAGGTGGAAATCATGAAAGCAATCCACCGAGAGGTATATGAAAAGGCAAAAATTAAGGTAAATGTAAAGGTAGAAACTCCTGAAAAGCCTGAGATAAAAGGGAAAGCAATTCCTGGAATTAAAAATATAATTGCAGTCGCCTCAGGTAAAGGTGGTGTTGGAAAGTCTACAGTCACATCTAATTTAGCCGTTACATTGGCTAAGATGGGTTTTACAGTAGGCTTACTTGATGCTGATATTTATGGGCCTTCAGCCCCTATCATGTTTGATGTGTCGCAGGAGAAACCACTCTCGGTTACTGTTGATGGTAAATCAAAAATGAAGCCTGTTGAAAATTATGGAGTTAAAATTCTATCCATAGGATTTTTTACTCAACCTAATCAGGCAGTAGTTTGGAGGGGACCTATGGCGGCTAAAGCTTTAAATCAGATGATTTTTGATGCTGCTTGGGGAGAATTGGATTTTCTACTTATTGATTTGCCTCCAGGTACAGGAGATATTCACCTAAGTATTATGCAATCCCTACCTATTACTGGGGCAGTAGTTGTTAGTACCCCACAAAATGTTGCATTGGCAGATGCTCGGAAGGGTGTAGCCATGTTTCAACAAGACGCTATCAATGTACCAGTCCTGGGTATCATAGAGAATATGGCTTATTTTACACCGGAAGAACTTCCCCAAAATAAATACTATATCTTTGGGAAGGAAGGTGCTCGAAACTTAGCCTTGGATTTAGAAGTACCATTTTTAGGGGAGTTGCCGTTGGTACAAAGTATTCGTGAGGCGGGAGATGTAGGAAGGCCTGCTGCTTTACAGATTGAAACATCCTTGGAGACTGCATTTGAAGAAATTACACGTAATGTAGTTCAGGAGGTAGTTTCTCGTAATGAAAGCTTACCTGCAACAGAAGCTATTAAAATTACAACAATGGCAGGCTGTTCAGCGGTTAAAAAATAA
- a CDS encoding NAD-dependent epimerase/dehydratase family protein, producing MILVTGGTGMVGAHLLYQLVLQGEQVRAIHRPDSSFEGVKTVFGYYSNTPDTLFKRIEWVVADITDIPELTNAFKGISRVYHLAAMISFNPSQYRLLRKFNIEGTANIVNLCIDHNVTKLCYVSSIATLSSETKNKPIDEESHWNPEEPHTIYAITKFGAEMEVWRGTQEGLNAVIVNPSVILGAGFWLSGSGKIFGKAKKGIPFYTRGEMGFVDVEDVAMACIMLMNSPIINERFILNSENWSYKRLLQTITQRLNTPVPKLELKPWILQIGWRLDWFFHTFFRTRRKLTKRTAATLINRKYYNNSKIEQQLGFRFKPLEDSITTICERMK from the coding sequence ATGATTTTAGTTACCGGCGGCACAGGTATGGTGGGAGCGCATTTGCTATACCAATTGGTTTTACAAGGAGAACAAGTACGCGCTATTCATCGACCTGACAGTTCTTTTGAAGGTGTAAAAACCGTTTTTGGATACTATTCCAATACCCCCGATACGCTTTTTAAGCGCATTGAATGGGTTGTTGCCGATATTACAGATATTCCTGAACTTACGAATGCTTTTAAAGGTATTAGCCGTGTATATCACCTTGCGGCCATGATATCCTTCAATCCTTCGCAGTACAGACTACTTCGAAAATTCAATATTGAAGGAACTGCCAACATTGTAAATCTATGCATTGACCATAACGTAACTAAACTATGTTATGTGAGTAGCATTGCAACACTCTCCAGCGAAACTAAAAACAAACCAATAGATGAAGAATCACATTGGAATCCAGAAGAACCACATACTATATATGCCATTACAAAATTTGGGGCAGAAATGGAAGTCTGGAGAGGTACTCAGGAAGGTCTCAATGCAGTAATTGTCAATCCTTCTGTTATTTTAGGCGCAGGTTTCTGGTTATCAGGTAGTGGGAAAATTTTTGGTAAAGCTAAAAAGGGTATTCCATTTTATACACGAGGCGAGATGGGTTTTGTAGATGTAGAAGATGTCGCTATGGCTTGTATTATGCTCATGAATAGCCCTATTATAAACGAGCGTTTCATACTTAATTCTGAAAATTGGAGCTACAAACGTCTATTACAAACCATTACCCAAAGACTTAATACTCCTGTTCCAAAATTAGAGTTGAAACCGTGGATATTACAAATAGGATGGCGTTTAGATTGGTTCTTTCACACCTTCTTTAGGACCAGAAGAAAACTTACCAAACGTACAGCAGCAACCTTAATAAATAGAAAATATTACAACAATTCCAAAATAGAACAACAATTAGGCTTTCGCTTTAAACCTCTTGAAGATAGTATAACTACTATTTGTGAAAGAATGAAATAG
- a CDS encoding LysE family transporter, which produces MTHLIILFFVTFSAALMGVVPPGLINLTAAKTSATKGKLNGILFAVGAAIVVMIQAYLAVHISKYLFNNPFVIDVLLKIAVIVFSFFAIYFFVVARKRRNKKMKVVQVSKKSSFYKGMLLSTVNVLPIPYFSGLHAAWNVSGWIQFKVLDVLIFVMAAGMGTFSMLYMYVVYFDKLESKTDRFSRHSDYIMSVLMLLLVIITFIRIFYKFDE; this is translated from the coding sequence ATGACGCATTTAATAATACTATTTTTTGTTACGTTTTCAGCTGCTTTGATGGGAGTAGTGCCTCCGGGGCTTATAAATCTTACAGCGGCGAAGACAAGTGCTACCAAAGGAAAGCTCAACGGAATTCTATTTGCAGTTGGTGCAGCAATAGTGGTGATGATCCAAGCGTATTTGGCAGTTCATATTTCCAAATATTTGTTCAATAACCCATTTGTAATAGATGTTTTATTAAAAATTGCTGTAATTGTTTTTAGTTTTTTTGCTATTTATTTTTTTGTAGTTGCTCGTAAACGGCGAAACAAAAAAATGAAAGTTGTACAAGTAAGTAAAAAAAGTTCCTTTTATAAGGGGATGTTACTTTCTACAGTTAATGTACTTCCGATTCCCTATTTTAGTGGGTTGCATGCTGCGTGGAACGTATCAGGATGGATACAGTTTAAGGTACTTGATGTTCTAATTTTTGTAATGGCAGCTGGTATGGGAACGTTTTCAATGCTTTATATGTATGTGGTGTATTTTGATAAATTAGAATCTAAAACGGATAGATTCTCAAGGCATTCAGATTATATTATGAGTGTTTTAATGCTATTGTTAGTAATTATTACCTTTATTCGGATATTTTATAAATTCGATGAGTGA
- a CDS encoding MGMT family protein: protein MSESQSFFDKVYSIVRCIPFGRVTSYGAIAKALGSSRSARMVGYAMNASHGMQDIPAHRVVNRNGMLTGKFHFEGSQLMQQLLENEGIKVKNNQVIDFEKHFWDPSS from the coding sequence ATGAGTGAAAGTCAGTCTTTTTTCGATAAGGTGTATTCCATTGTCCGTTGCATTCCTTTTGGCCGTGTCACATCTTACGGTGCAATTGCCAAAGCTTTAGGTTCTAGTAGGTCTGCAAGGATGGTTGGCTATGCCATGAATGCATCACATGGTATGCAAGATATCCCAGCTCATAGAGTGGTAAATAGAAATGGAATGCTTACTGGAAAGTTTCATTTTGAAGGGAGTCAACTTATGCAGCAACTTTTGGAAAATGAAGGCATTAAGGTGAAGAATAATCAAGTGATTGATTTTGAAAAACATTTTTGGGATCCTTCTTCTTAA
- a CDS encoding LuxE/PaaK family acyltransferase — MKTNAIFNIDTPEAFEAQAIQTFTYQYKNNKVYRHFCDLLHRTPQTVKHLKEIPFLPIQFFKSHEVICGNHTPEIVFTSSGTTGSITSKHGVIDLQIYRESYRNGFTHHYGDIQDYVVLALLPSYLERNGSSLIYMVEDLIKQSNQPESGFYLNNLTELIQQLKLLDNQGRKILLIGVSFALLDLVELQTLELKNTIVMETGGMKGRRKELIREELHSLLIAGLGVSFIHSEYGMTELLSQAYSKGNGLFETVPWMKIFTRDPEDPLSFQSYGKTGGINIIDLANYHSCSFIATQDLGKVYPDGSFEVIGRFDNSDIRGCNLMVL, encoded by the coding sequence GTGAAAACAAATGCTATTTTCAATATCGATACTCCTGAAGCATTTGAGGCTCAGGCCATCCAAACCTTTACTTATCAATATAAGAATAATAAGGTATATAGACATTTTTGTGATTTATTACATCGCACTCCGCAAACCGTAAAACATTTAAAAGAAATCCCATTTTTACCTATCCAATTTTTTAAATCACATGAGGTAATATGCGGGAATCATACGCCTGAAATAGTATTTACTAGTAGTGGCACCACTGGCAGCATAACCAGCAAGCACGGAGTAATCGATTTACAAATATATAGAGAGAGTTATCGAAATGGTTTTACTCATCATTATGGCGACATACAAGATTATGTCGTACTAGCTTTACTCCCTTCCTATTTAGAACGTAATGGCTCTTCCCTTATTTATATGGTAGAAGATCTCATTAAGCAATCAAACCAGCCCGAAAGTGGGTTTTATTTGAACAATCTTACTGAACTTATCCAACAATTAAAATTATTGGACAATCAAGGAAGAAAGATACTCTTAATTGGAGTTTCGTTCGCACTCCTGGATTTGGTAGAGCTTCAGACTCTTGAATTAAAAAACACCATTGTAATGGAAACAGGAGGCATGAAGGGGCGTAGAAAAGAATTAATTCGCGAGGAATTACACTCGTTGCTTATTGCGGGACTAGGAGTATCATTTATTCATTCTGAATACGGTATGACCGAGCTATTATCACAAGCCTACTCTAAAGGAAATGGCCTATTTGAAACTGTCCCTTGGATGAAAATTTTTACACGTGATCCTGAAGACCCATTAAGCTTTCAAAGCTATGGGAAAACTGGAGGCATAAACATTATTGATTTAGCTAATTATCATTCCTGTAGTTTTATTGCTACTCAAGATTTAGGAAAAGTATACCCTGATGGATCATTTGAAGTGATTGGTCGTTTTGATAATTCAGATATACGGGGGTGCAACTTAATGGTTTTATAA
- a CDS encoding DUF4296 domain-containing protein produces MRKLLLFSLGLLFLAACRKDIMDKPENLIPRKKMVDIMYDMAVLSATKSVQQDILIENNIFPETYLYEKYQIDSLQLVESKVYYASRPDVYLKIFKEVEGRLNAQKEAMEKEQALQDEESDMDKNNSEKKSDSILSIKELGKGKRDTLITQE; encoded by the coding sequence ATGAGGAAATTACTTTTGTTCAGTCTCGGGCTTTTGTTCTTGGCTGCGTGTCGAAAGGACATAATGGATAAACCAGAAAATCTAATTCCTAGGAAGAAGATGGTAGATATTATGTATGATATGGCGGTACTTTCAGCCACCAAAAGTGTACAGCAAGACATATTGATTGAGAATAATATTTTTCCAGAGACCTACCTCTATGAAAAGTATCAAATTGATAGTTTACAATTAGTTGAAAGTAAGGTTTATTACGCTTCTCGGCCAGATGTATATCTTAAAATTTTCAAAGAAGTAGAAGGAAGGCTTAATGCCCAAAAGGAAGCAATGGAAAAGGAGCAGGCCTTGCAAGATGAGGAATCTGATATGGATAAAAATAATTCGGAGAAAAAATCAGACAGTATTTTATCTATTAAGGAACTGGGCAAGGGGAAGAGAGATACCTTGATAACTCAGGAGTAA
- a CDS encoding dihydroorotase → MKKYLIKSATLVNEGRSYVADVLINGKRIERIDTHIPASFDMEVIDATGKYMLPGIIDDQVHFREPGLTHKATIASESAAAVAGGITTFMEQPNTNPQTTTIERLEEKFSIASHSSYANYSFLLGGTNDNLEELKRLDKNACAGVKLFLGSSTGNMLVDNEVVLETIFSNIDMVIAAHCEDEATIRHNLEHFKSLYGDQIPVSAHPLIRSEEACYLSSSRAIALAEKTGARLHVFHVSTGKETTLFRNDIPLEEKKITAEVCVHHLWFTQADYETKGNFIKWNPAVKTASDRESLWEAINDDRIDVLATDHAPHTLEEKSQTYLQAPSGGPLVQHALSALLEAVREGRTTIETVVQKACHNPAILFQVKDRGYLREGYFADIVIVDVNSPWVVSKENVLYKCGWSPFEGTTFHSRVTHTFVNGCLAYVDGVVQGIHCGQRLTFNR, encoded by the coding sequence ATGAAAAAATATCTTATTAAGAGTGCAACCTTAGTAAATGAAGGACGTAGTTATGTAGCTGATGTTTTAATAAATGGAAAACGTATTGAGCGCATTGATACTCATATACCCGCTTCATTTGATATGGAAGTGATTGATGCTACTGGTAAATATATGTTGCCTGGGATTATAGATGATCAAGTTCATTTCCGTGAACCAGGACTTACTCATAAAGCTACTATAGCTTCTGAAAGTGCTGCCGCTGTTGCAGGAGGTATTACAACTTTTATGGAACAGCCTAATACTAATCCTCAAACAACAACGATTGAAAGATTGGAAGAGAAATTTTCAATAGCATCACATTCTTCTTATGCTAATTATTCTTTTTTGTTAGGTGGTACAAATGATAATTTGGAGGAGTTAAAACGTCTTGACAAGAATGCCTGTGCTGGAGTTAAACTTTTTTTAGGGTCTTCAACTGGAAACATGTTGGTAGATAATGAAGTGGTTTTGGAAACTATTTTCTCAAACATAGACATGGTTATAGCTGCACATTGCGAAGATGAGGCCACTATACGTCATAACTTAGAGCATTTTAAATCTTTATATGGCGATCAAATACCTGTATCTGCACATCCCCTTATTCGTAGTGAAGAGGCATGTTACTTATCATCTTCTAGAGCAATAGCCTTAGCTGAAAAAACAGGAGCTAGATTGCATGTGTTCCATGTGTCTACTGGAAAGGAGACTACTCTTTTCCGTAATGATATACCATTAGAGGAAAAGAAAATTACTGCCGAAGTATGTGTTCATCATTTATGGTTCACACAGGCTGATTATGAAACAAAAGGGAACTTTATTAAATGGAATCCAGCTGTTAAAACTGCTTCGGATAGAGAATCATTATGGGAAGCAATTAATGATGATCGTATTGATGTTTTGGCAACTGATCATGCTCCACATACGCTGGAAGAAAAGTCCCAGACATATTTGCAAGCGCCTTCAGGAGGTCCATTAGTTCAGCATGCACTGTCGGCCTTATTGGAGGCGGTAAGAGAAGGTAGGACGACAATTGAAACTGTAGTTCAGAAAGCATGTCACAATCCGGCAATCTTGTTTCAAGTTAAAGATCGAGGGTATTTGCGAGAAGGATACTTTGCTGATATTGTAATTGTAGATGTTAATAGTCCATGGGTCGTAAGTAAGGAGAATGTGTTGTATAAGTGTGGATGGTCTCCTTTTGAAGGGACGACTTTTCATTCTAGAGTAACACATACATTTGTGAATGGTTGTTTGGCATATGTAGATGGTGTAGTACAGGGAATCCATTGTGGGCAACGACTTACATTTAACCGTTAG
- a CDS encoding glycosyltransferase, producing the protein MNTEKRILVAPLNWGLGHATRCIPVIRALISKGYHPILASDGVALALLRKEFPGLEAFELPSYQITYAKKGYLFKLKLLFDSPKLYKAISKEKKALKKLIEEYPIDGIISDNRLGICHKNIPSVFITHQLNVLSGNTTWLSTQIHQIYIKKFTECWIPDVEGNPNLSGKLGHLKKSIFPVKYMGPISRIEKKELPKKYDIMALLSGPEPQRTFLEHILLNQLHAYQGNILLVKGVIEEEQTIVRDNHITIYNFMNSTQLQKAFNESEIVISRSGYTTIMDLAKLNKKAFFIPTPGQYEQEYLAKRLHKLGLVPYSKQEKFSLKKLEKIEEYKGLEQVNHLTDWNELFRLFESK; encoded by the coding sequence ATGAATACCGAAAAACGAATATTAGTAGCTCCCTTAAACTGGGGTTTAGGTCATGCTACCCGCTGCATACCAGTAATAAGGGCTCTCATTTCAAAAGGCTACCACCCCATTTTAGCATCTGATGGGGTTGCATTGGCTCTATTAAGAAAGGAGTTCCCTGGTTTAGAGGCTTTTGAACTTCCTTCCTACCAAATCACCTATGCTAAGAAAGGATACCTTTTTAAACTAAAGCTACTTTTCGATTCTCCAAAACTCTACAAGGCTATTAGTAAAGAGAAAAAAGCATTAAAAAAACTTATTGAAGAATACCCTATAGATGGTATCATTTCAGACAATCGATTAGGAATTTGTCACAAAAACATACCTTCAGTTTTTATAACTCATCAACTCAATGTACTTAGTGGAAATACCACATGGCTCAGCACTCAAATACATCAGATTTATATTAAAAAGTTTACAGAATGTTGGATTCCTGATGTTGAAGGAAATCCTAATCTAAGTGGAAAACTTGGGCATCTAAAAAAGTCCATATTCCCTGTAAAATATATGGGTCCCATTAGTAGAATTGAAAAAAAAGAGCTCCCAAAAAAATACGACATTATGGCTCTTTTATCTGGACCAGAACCTCAGCGCACCTTCTTGGAACACATACTCCTAAACCAACTACATGCCTATCAAGGTAATATTCTACTGGTAAAGGGAGTTATTGAGGAGGAACAAACTATTGTCAGGGATAATCATATTACTATTTACAATTTCATGAATAGTACACAACTGCAAAAAGCTTTCAATGAAAGTGAAATAGTTATCTCTAGAAGTGGTTACACCACCATAATGGACCTCGCTAAATTAAATAAAAAGGCATTTTTCATTCCAACTCCAGGACAATACGAGCAGGAGTATCTCGCAAAAAGACTGCACAAACTAGGACTTGTTCCATATTCTAAACAAGAAAAATTTTCTTTGAAAAAATTGGAAAAAATTGAAGAATACAAAGGACTTGAACAAGTAAATCACCTAACGGATTGGAATGAGTTATTTAGACTTTTCGAGAGTAAATGA
- the trmB gene encoding tRNA (guanosine(46)-N7)-methyltransferase TrmB, with the protein MGSKNKLKRFRENETFNNVIQPTREEAVSGVFPLKGKWNDEFFKNDNPIVLELGCGKGEYTVNLAKKFPEKNFIGIDIKGARFWRGAKTAMEDGITNTAFLRTQIELIDCFFAENEVSEIWITFPDPQIKYKRTKHRMTNEAFLERYKKVLKPSGLMHLKTDSEFMHGYTLGLLHGLGHEVIYANHNIYRNEGAPEEVTSIQTFYENQYLEQGKPITYIRFKIKR; encoded by the coding sequence TTGGGAAGCAAGAATAAACTCAAGAGATTCAGAGAGAATGAAACCTTTAATAATGTTATCCAACCGACCCGAGAGGAGGCAGTAAGTGGAGTTTTTCCGTTAAAGGGAAAGTGGAATGACGAATTTTTCAAGAATGATAATCCTATTGTTCTTGAGTTAGGTTGTGGTAAGGGTGAGTATACAGTGAATCTAGCCAAGAAATTTCCAGAGAAAAATTTTATAGGAATAGACATAAAGGGAGCACGTTTCTGGAGAGGAGCCAAGACAGCTATGGAGGATGGAATTACAAATACTGCCTTTTTACGTACCCAAATTGAATTAATTGATTGTTTTTTTGCAGAAAATGAAGTTTCGGAAATTTGGATAACCTTTCCAGATCCTCAAATTAAATATAAACGCACCAAACATCGAATGACTAATGAGGCATTCCTTGAGCGTTATAAAAAGGTACTAAAACCTAGTGGCCTGATGCATCTTAAAACAGATAGTGAATTTATGCACGGGTACACTTTAGGGTTATTACATGGACTAGGACATGAAGTCATATATGCCAATCATAACATATACCGAAATGAAGGTGCTCCAGAAGAAGTAACTTCCATACAAACTTTTTACGAAAATCAGTATCTTGAGCAAGGAAAACCGATTACTTATATTCGGTTTAAAATTAAGCGATGA
- the tyrS gene encoding tyrosine--tRNA ligase, producing the protein MSKNFIEELRWRGMIHDVMPGTEEHLMESMRAAYIGFDPTADSLHIGHMVSVMILKHFQACGHKPYALVGGATGMIGDPSGKSNERNLLDEPTLRRNQDALKSQLARFLDFESESPNAAVLVNNYDWMKHFSFLEFIRDVGKHITVNYMMAKDSVKKRLTSDSAEGMSFTEFTYQLVQGYDFLHLFREKGCTLQMGGSDQWGNITTGTELIRRVAGGKAFALTCPLITKADGTKFGKSEGGNVWLDAERTSPYKFYQYWLNTSDEDAERYIKIFTSLDRQTIEALVATHKGAPHERVLQRRLAEEVTVMVHSRDEYENAVKASDILFGNSTSEDLKGLNEKTFLDVFEGVPKSEIAIEDIENGLDIIVALSGQTGFLKSNGEARRALQENSISVNKEKVSESYIINSEDLINGKFVLLQRGKKNYFVLVVK; encoded by the coding sequence ATGTCAAAGAATTTTATTGAAGAGCTCCGCTGGAGAGGCATGATTCATGATGTCATGCCGGGTACTGAAGAACACCTAATGGAATCCATGCGGGCGGCCTATATAGGATTTGACCCTACAGCCGATTCACTGCATATTGGTCACATGGTTAGTGTGATGATTTTAAAGCATTTTCAAGCTTGTGGACATAAGCCTTACGCATTGGTAGGTGGTGCCACTGGAATGATTGGAGATCCATCAGGGAAATCTAATGAACGCAATTTGTTGGACGAACCAACTTTACGCCGGAATCAAGATGCGTTAAAATCACAGTTGGCTCGCTTTCTTGATTTTGAAAGTGAATCTCCGAATGCAGCCGTTTTGGTGAACAACTATGACTGGATGAAACATTTTTCTTTCTTAGAGTTCATACGTGATGTAGGGAAACACATCACTGTAAACTATATGATGGCAAAAGACTCTGTTAAAAAACGTTTAACTTCTGATTCGGCTGAAGGAATGTCTTTTACGGAATTTACATATCAGTTGGTGCAAGGATATGACTTTTTACATTTATTCCGTGAGAAGGGATGTACTTTGCAAATGGGAGGAAGTGATCAATGGGGTAATATTACAACTGGTACTGAACTAATTCGCCGAGTTGCCGGAGGCAAGGCTTTTGCATTGACATGTCCACTAATAACGAAAGCGGATGGAACTAAATTCGGAAAGTCTGAAGGAGGTAACGTATGGTTAGATGCTGAGCGCACATCTCCTTATAAATTTTATCAATATTGGTTAAATACTTCTGATGAAGATGCCGAGCGATATATTAAGATTTTCACATCATTGGATCGACAAACCATAGAAGCTTTAGTAGCTACGCATAAAGGGGCGCCTCATGAACGTGTTTTGCAGCGAAGATTAGCTGAAGAAGTGACGGTTATGGTACATTCACGTGATGAGTATGAGAATGCTGTAAAAGCATCAGATATTTTGTTTGGTAACTCTACATCTGAAGATTTAAAGGGTTTAAATGAAAAAACCTTCCTTGATGTTTTTGAAGGTGTTCCTAAGTCTGAAATAGCAATAGAGGATATTGAAAATGGACTGGACATAATTGTAGCTCTTTCAGGACAAACAGGTTTTTTGAAATCCAATGGAGAAGCTAGACGTGCATTGCAAGAAAATTCAATATCTGTTAATAAGGAAAAAGTTTCCGAATCATATATTATTAATTCGGAGGATCTTATTAATGGAAAGTTTGTGTTGTTGCAACGTGGTAAAAAGAATTACTTTGTGCTAGTAGTTAAATAA
- a CDS encoding sensor histidine kinase: MTRVTKKSYKFAFKSAAYITLIASIVLALMLYLGTDTSLWIVLWFAIALYSMSFFILQYRVEFFIYRRIKKIYDDVSLLESTSFQNQPVTTDMVTLTREIEKFAKDKKLEIETLKVRENYRKEFMGNVSHELKTPLFTVQGYIHTLLDGAMEDKNIRKKYLQRAAKGVERLTYIVKDLDMISKLEAGELNLEYEKFDIVELIQGVFDLLEMRAAKKNITLTFDMKYKPIDVWADKERIQQVVMNLVMNSIKYGKDDGTTEVSVENLIKNKVIVRITDNGEGIEKQHIPRLFERFYRVDKSGNRKEGGSGLGLSIVKHIIEAHHEKIYVESVHGVGSEFSFTLEKSK; encoded by the coding sequence ATGACTCGTGTTACCAAAAAATCATACAAATTTGCCTTTAAATCGGCAGCCTATATTACACTTATAGCTTCGATAGTATTAGCCTTGATGCTTTATTTAGGTACTGATACTTCGTTATGGATTGTGTTATGGTTTGCAATTGCTTTATACAGTATGAGTTTTTTTATTCTGCAGTATAGGGTTGAATTCTTTATCTATCGCCGTATTAAAAAAATATATGATGATGTTAGCTTGCTAGAATCTACATCGTTTCAAAACCAGCCAGTTACAACTGATATGGTTACACTAACACGAGAAATAGAGAAATTTGCAAAGGACAAAAAGTTGGAAATTGAAACGTTAAAAGTTCGCGAAAATTATCGGAAAGAGTTTATGGGAAATGTTTCTCATGAGCTCAAAACACCTTTGTTTACGGTTCAAGGTTATATTCATACCCTATTGGATGGAGCTATGGAGGATAAAAATATTAGAAAAAAATATCTTCAACGTGCTGCGAAGGGAGTGGAAAGACTAACCTATATTGTGAAAGATTTGGACATGATCTCTAAGCTAGAGGCGGGAGAGCTTAATTTAGAATATGAGAAATTCGATATTGTAGAGCTAATTCAGGGTGTTTTTGATCTTTTAGAAATGAGGGCTGCCAAAAAAAATATCACACTTACATTTGACATGAAGTATAAGCCTATAGATGTTTGGGCTGACAAGGAACGTATTCAACAAGTGGTAATGAATTTAGTGATGAATTCTATAAAGTATGGAAAAGATGATGGTACAACAGAAGTTAGCGTTGAAAATTTAATCAAAAATAAAGTTATTGTACGTATAACTGATAATGGAGAAGGAATAGAAAAACAACATATACCAAGGCTTTTTGAACGTTTCTATCGGGTTGATAAAAGTGGTAATAGAAAAGAAGGAGGGTCCGGCTTAGGGTTGTCAATTGTAAAGCATATAATAGAGGCCCATCATGAAAAGATTTATGTGGAAAGTGTTCATGGTGTCGGTTCTGAATTCTCATTTACTCTCGAAAAGTCTAAATAA